One window of the Archaeoglobus sulfaticallidus PM70-1 genome contains the following:
- the carA gene encoding glutamine-hydrolyzing carbamoyl-phosphate synthase small subunit encodes MSDEMKGALALEDGTFIEGYGFGAEGYVEGELVFNTSMTGYVEALTDPSYAGQILMMTYPLIGNYGVCEEDFESDGIKVEGFVIRELCRVPSNWRCRKSLDDFLKEYSIPGLEGVDTRALTRKTRVYGAMKAVLAVGDYDKDQMLKRAVEQPSITEVDLVDRVCVKEPKRIEADGKLEVVLVDCGIKNSIIRQLVKRGINLTVVPYNYPAEKIKELNPDGVFISNGPGDPMRVKPTIETIRKLAGEFPMAGICLGNQLVALALGAKTFKLKFGHRGANQPVKDYETGRVFISSQNHGFAVDEKSLDGTGLEVTQLNLNDMTVEGMRHKEYPLITVQYHPEAGPGPHDTYFFFDNFHRLLKEY; translated from the coding sequence ATGAGTGATGAAATGAAGGGTGCCCTTGCACTCGAAGATGGAACCTTCATCGAAGGTTATGGTTTTGGAGCTGAAGGCTATGTTGAGGGTGAGCTCGTTTTCAACACCAGCATGACCGGTTATGTTGAAGCCCTTACAGATCCAAGCTACGCCGGGCAGATTTTGATGATGACATATCCGCTGATAGGCAACTACGGTGTCTGCGAGGAGGACTTTGAGAGCGATGGCATAAAGGTTGAGGGCTTTGTGATAAGAGAACTCTGCAGAGTTCCCAGCAATTGGAGGTGCAGAAAAAGCCTTGATGATTTTCTAAAGGAGTACAGCATTCCGGGGCTTGAGGGTGTTGACACAAGGGCTTTAACGAGAAAGACGAGAGTATATGGAGCGATGAAGGCTGTTCTCGCAGTTGGAGATTACGATAAGGATCAGATGCTCAAAAGGGCTGTTGAACAGCCATCTATAACCGAAGTAGATTTGGTTGACAGGGTATGCGTCAAAGAGCCAAAAAGGATTGAGGCTGATGGTAAGCTGGAGGTCGTTCTGGTTGATTGTGGCATAAAGAACAGCATAATAAGACAGCTTGTAAAGCGCGGGATTAACCTGACCGTGGTTCCATACAATTATCCTGCCGAGAAGATTAAGGAGCTTAATCCCGATGGTGTTTTCATCTCCAATGGTCCGGGAGATCCAATGAGGGTTAAGCCAACGATTGAGACGATAAGAAAGCTCGCAGGAGAATTTCCGATGGCGGGTATATGCCTCGGCAATCAGCTTGTGGCCTTAGCTCTGGGAGCCAAAACCTTCAAGCTCAAGTTTGGCCACAGAGGTGCCAACCAGCCCGTTAAGGATTATGAGACCGGGAGGGTTTTCATCTCAAGTCAGAATCACGGTTTTGCTGTGGATGAGAAAAGCCTTGATGGGACTGGCTTGGAAGTTACCCAGCTCAACTTAAACGATATGACCGTAGAGGGCATGAGGCATAAGGAATATCCACTCATCACGGTACAGTACCATCCCGAAGCTGGTCCCGGGCCACATGACACATACTTTTTCTTTGACAACTTCCACAGGCTTTTAAAGGAGTATTGA